From Coffea arabica cultivar ET-39 chromosome 2e, Coffea Arabica ET-39 HiFi, whole genome shotgun sequence, the proteins below share one genomic window:
- the LOC113728094 gene encoding uncharacterized protein isoform X4, producing MGKIWILGSSCRNLLCPFFIGYALICTGVHCFQFGQIPAGDDGGGGRDDGFNSTFTISSFTYAQTRLKPYDWRYIKVNLPPWFSSMSINLESDVDLDLRNIREASTSNLPMICFREGSPPLPDVYNTSLTGLVFDYVSNDSIGGIQGLQIVEQCYPMQKIISLRLTNEQISPGVWYFGLFNGIGPIRTQSKMINRGQSYSFSCNVSVEGCTAPMVTGQFCNQTVNLLTCAEGYVVTDSSSGNKTSDLVAENVVVCRNADDGTCHVDNGPKVFSLNVMGFSEELTITASNIRFNSNSTKNASGIILMSYARHGAMPLDTLHDYSGNISKAPLVIPAPKLGRWYVTVQPVSLPNSGGLRELSTAVCYSLEWQVLQCPVDKAGPNCTWKRYMLQTVLRKNPSAPFESYYLPLSEKVLSDSANFPLEPLLSNSSYGGNNDVAWTFFLVDIPYGAAGGNIHIRLTSDDKISYEMYARYGGFPSLDNWDYFCTNSTSSSNGSMFFKLYDSTEKSIGFYILYPREGIWNFGLRQVNPVGSGYTYQTTMSISVERCPQKCSAHGNCQFLLDTSGLSLYSYCACDRNHGGFDCSVELVSHKGRIWQSISLIASNAAAVLPAYWALRHKAFAEWVLFTSSGISSGLYHACDVGTWCALTFHVLQFMDFWLSFMAVVSTFVYLAAINETSKRTIHTIVAIVTALMAETGPTRSSNIVLVLAIGTLGLIAGWLIELCTHYRSFACSAQFHLNLVDRSAIKEWIRNLVDTLLRRYRWGFVIAGFVALAMAAISWKLENSQTYWIWHSIWHVSIYTSSFLFLCSKAKDPSDRSYVLTRQNSFTGANGEIAAVSLSRG from the exons ATGGGCAAAATTTGGATTCTGGGTTCTTCTTGTCGGAATCTGTTGTGTCCCTTCTTTATAGGATACGCTCTTATTTGTACTGGAGTTCACTGTTTTCAGTTTGGACAAATACCAGCTGGTGATGATGGTGGAGGAGGACGTGATGATGGTTTTAATTCTACTTTCACTATTTCCAGCTTTACTTATGCTCAAACTAGACTTAAACCTTACGATTGGCGGTATATTAAAG TGAATTTGCCGCCATGGTTCTCTTCGATGTCAATAAATTTAGAATCAGATGTAGACCTT GATCTGAGGAACATTAGAGAAGCCTCAACAAGCAATCTTCCAATGATTTGCTTCCGTGAAGGGAGCCCCCCCCTGCCTGATGTTTATAATACTTCTCTAACTGGTCTAG TGTTCGATTATGTCTCGAATGATTCTATTGGAGGAATACAAGGTCTTCAGATTGTTGAGCAGTGCTACCCTATGCAGAAGATAATATCTCTGAGATTGACAAATGAGCAG ATTTCTCCTGGTGTATGGTACTTTGGTTTATTCAATGGCATTGGACCTATAAGGACACAGTCAAAAATG ATTAATCGTGGCCAATCATACTCTTTTAGTTGCAATGTGAGTGTGGAAGGATGTACAGCCCCAATGGTGACTGGCCAATTCTGCAACCAGACGGTTAATCTGCTTACGTGTGCTGAGGGATATGTTGTAACCGATAGCAGTTCTGGTAACAAAACTTCTGATCTAGTGGCAGAGAATGTGGTTGTTTGCAGAAATGCTGATGATGGGACTTGTCATGTGGATAATGGACCAAAAGTCTTCTCTTTGAATGTAATGGGATTTTCTGAAGAGCTAACAATTACTGCCTCAAATATTAGGTTCAATTCAAATAGCACAAAAAATGCAAGTGGGATTATCTTGATGTCTTATGCTCGGCATGGTGCAATGCCGCTAGATACGTTGCATGATTATTCTGGCAATATCAGCAAAGCCCCTCTAGTTATACCAGCACCAAAACTTGGCCGTTGGTATGTTACTGTTCAACCGGTCAGTCTTCCAAACAGTGGCGGACTTCGAGAACTGAGCACAGCTGTTTGTTATTCATTGGAGTGGCAAGTTCTTCAGTGTCCTGTGGATAAAGCTGGACCTAACTGTACATGGAAAAGATACATGCTTCAG ACTGTTCTTCGGAAAAATCCTTCTGCCCCTTTTGAATCCTACTACTTGCCATTGAGTGAGAAGGTGTTGTCAGATTCAGCTAACTTTCCTTTAGAACCGCTTTTGAGCAATTCTTCTTATGGAGGAAATAATGATGTTGCTTGGACATTTTTCCTCGTAGACATCCCTTATGGTGCTGCTGGAGGAAATATCCATATCCGCCTTACATCAGATGATAAGATAAGTTATGAAATGTATGCCAGATATGGAGGATTTCCTTCTCTGGATAACTGGGACTATTTCTGCACAAATAGCACGAGCAGCAGCAATGGTTCCATGTTTTTTAAGCTGTATGATTCTACTGAGAAATCAATCggtttttatatattatatccAAGAGAAggaatctggaattttggacTGAGGCAAGTAAATCCCGTTGGTAGTGGATACACATATCAAACAACTATGTCTATCTCAGTAGAGAGATGTCCACAAAAATGTTCTGCTCATGGAAACTGTCAATTTCTTTTAGATACCAGTGGGCTGTCACTATACAG CTACTGTGCTTGTGATCGTAACCATGGAGGCTTTGACTGCAGCGTGGAGTTGGTGTCACATAAAG GGCGCATATGGCAATCAATTTCCCTCATTGCATCCAATGCTGCAGCTGTGCTTCCCGCTTACTGGGCCCTCCGCCATAAG GCATTTGCTGAATGGGTTCTTTTCACATCTAGTGGGATCTCAAGTGGGCTGTATCATGCTTGTGATGTAGGAACCTGGTGTGCATTAACATTTCATGTCTTGCAG TTTATGGATTTCTGGCTTTCATTCATGGCGGTTGTCAGCACTTTTGTGTACCTAGCTGCTATTAATGAAACTTCAAAGAGGACGATTCACACAATTGTTGCAATAGTAACGGCCCTTATGGCTGAAACTGGTCCAACACG ATCCTCAAACATCGTTCTTGTTTTAGCCATTGGGACTTTGGGTCTTATTGCTGGGTGGCTGATTGAGCTTTGTACTCACTATAGATCGTTTGCCTGTTCGGCTCAGTTCCATCTGAATTTGGTTGATAG ATCAGCCATAAAGGAATGGATACGTAATCTTGTTGACACGCTTCTAAGACGATATCGGTGGGGCTTTGTTATAGCAGGGTTCGTTGCCTTAGCGATGGCTGCAAtaagctggaaactggaaaatAGCCAAACCTACTGGATTTGGCACAG CATATGGCACGTCTCCATATAtacttcttccttccttttcctCTGTTCAAAAGCAAAAGATCCCTCAGACAGGAGCTATGTGCTAACTCGACAAAATTCATTCACTGGAGCGAACGGGGAGATAGCAGCAGTTAG TTTATCAAGAGGATGA